DNA sequence from the Pedobacter schmidteae genome:
CCATGCTCTGGACGGTAAACCACTATAACAACAAAGGTGAAATCAGGGAGAGCATTGCCCAGAACCATGTAGGGGGAACAGACCGGGTGGTGAACACCTACAATTTCTCAGGCGCAATTACCAATAGCGTTCGTACACACAACAGCAGTACAGTAAGCAATCTGGTCATCACCAATGCTTATACCTATGACCATATGGGTAGAAAAAAACAGACCCATCAGCAAACCGGTGTAGGAAATGCCAATGTGTTGTTGTCCGATCTGCAGTATAATGAAACGGGTCTTTTACTGAACAAACAATTGCATGGGAATTTACAGGATATTGCCTACACCTATAATGAACGCGGCTGGTTAAACAGTCAGGGTTCTACGCTTTTCAGTCAGACTTTACGTTATGCCAATCCTGCATTGGGTGCAACTGCCCAGTTCAACGGTAACATCTCCGAGCAGGTGTATACCACAGGCATGAGCGGGACACAATCTGTAATTTACGGGTATGATGTGATGAACCGCCTGAACAGCGGAGTTTCCTCCGCAGGGTATAGTGAAACCGGAATTACCTATGATAAGATGGGGAATCTGTTGACGTTAAACCGTTCAAATTTAGGTGCCTTAAGCTATGATACCTATGAGGGCAATCAACTCAAAACCCTTTCAGGTTATAAGGCGGGAACATTTAACTACGATATAAACGGCAACCTGGGGTATGATGGTACCCGCGGGGTGAATATCGGTTACAATTACCTGAACCTTCCCGAAACTATTACCGGTAGCCATACGATCAGTTATACTTATGATGCAACTGGCAGGAAGTTGAAAAAAGTAAGTAATACAACAGGCACATCAGATTATGTAGACGGTATTCATTATGAAAACAACGACCTGAAGTTTATCCAGACTGAGGAAGGCCGGGCAATTAAAAGTGGTACGGATTACAATTATGAATATACTTTAACAGATCACCTTGGCAATAACCGGGTTACTTTTGATACCTGGAATGGTACGGCGAACAAAGTTGGCGAAGAAGATTATTATCCATTTGGTTTAAATAAACATATACAAATAAATGCAGGAAATAAGTATCTTTATAATAAAAAGGAGGTACAGGAAGAATTAGAAGAATATGATTACGGCGCAAGGTTCTATGATCCGGTGATAGGGCGTTTTACAACGATTGACCCGCTTGCAGCCAATTTTCCATGGATGACCCCATATCAATACGCATCGAATGATCCTATTAAAAACATTGATTTGGATGGTTTGGAAGGTATTCCATTTTTTCTGGAGCCGGCTTTGATGTTCGGTAATTCATCTGTTACGCCAAGGTTAGGGCCATTATCCGAAGTGGCGAGACTGGCCCCTGAAAATGTAGCAAAGGCCGGGGGTGAGTTTTCAGGAAAAACTCTCGAAGCTTTTAGACGGGGGAATGCTACAGAGGCCGAACAGCTTTCTAAAAATGGGTTAGAAAAAAATTATAATCCTATTAGGGAAATGGATCCAAAAACAGGACAGGAGGGTAGAACTATTCCTGATGCATTTAAAAACGAAGGTAAGTCGACAGTTGAAATAAAAGATGTTAAAAATCAATCATTAACTAAGCAATTGAGAATGCAAGAGAAGTTTTCCAATGATAATGGTTTTAGTCCTGAATTGATAATTAATAAAGGTGCAAAAATATCGGAACCTTTAAAGAATTCATCATTTGACATAAAAACTTATCAAGTTACTCCAACCTTAAAGTCTGATAATACTAAGGTCGTAACTCCTCCTATAACTCCTGTAACCCCTCCTAAAAAGCCAACGTTGATTGATCCAAAGATTATATGATGTAATTTGAAGTGATGAAAAAAAATATTGAAAAATTAATAAAAGTAATAAAGGAACAAGTGCAAACCTTTTTATTAGATGCAGGTGAATTCTATCCTTTTGGTACTTGTATTGATAGGAACGATCAGATTAAGCCTATATCTGCATATCTAAATGATGATTTTCCGTCTTCTTTAGAGTTAATTTCTATGTTAGAGAAAAGACTTAAAGAAGGGGTTCAGAATGGGGATTTCAAGATTGGAGTACTAGTTATTGATGTTACTGTTAAAGAAAATAATATAAGTGCCGATGCAATCGAATTGCGCTTTTTTCAGCCGAATAATCTAGACGACAAACAATATATAAAATATATAACTCACAGTAGCTATATTGAATTTGTGTAATATAAACTTGGCTAACGACCCGGCTTGCTAATTAGCCAATAGGCTGCATATACTTTTATGCAGCCTATTGTTGTTTTTACATTTGCTAGTTGTGTTTTTGGGTACCAAAAACTACTTGCCTTCGCTTGAGGCGAAGGAGAGGAAACCTTCGTAACTCGGTTTCTGTTGCAGAGGGTTACTTGTTACCTTTTAAAATTTCGTTCTTTTCCCGTTCAGCTTGCAGGAGGTGTTCATAAAGTTCCATTACCTTGTCCAGGTGGTAAAAGTGCAAAGTGGTTGATAATGGTATCTTCCATAAAGTTCCGTATGGTCCAGATTGTAACCCCTAAAATCTTTGCGATCTTGCCAAGTGTTTCTTCTTCTACTGTTTCGCTTTGCTCGATCTTGGAAACCGTCTGTTGGCTGATGCCCAACTCAATACGAAGAACGAAATTACTCATCTTGTAAAACCCGAACAAAAAACTAACTTTACGCATGAAGGAACGTTCTTTATAAAGCTGAAAAGCCGCTGCCAGCGAATCCGGTGAGCTGTAAAAAAGTTGCATAAGGGTGTTAGATTATGGTGCAAGGTTCTATGATCCGGTGATTGGTCGTTTCAATATTATAGACCCGTTAACTGAAATGAGTAGAAAGTCCTTATGGTTATGCTCTTAACAATCCAATTCGGTTTATAGATGTTTCCAGAAGAACTTATGTTGAGGCAAGCCGGCGCAGCACAAATGGCTGCGGGAACATCTTTATCGGCATGGCAAAAATATAGAATTACCACCAGCACTTCACCTTACGGAACCACAACTACTACGAAAACTATGTTGCAACCCTATGGAGATGATCCAAGGGATCAACGTTGGATTAAAGCAGGATTTAGATATTATGGAAGCAAAAAGTAAATACAAAATGATGTTTTTTTTATCGGCTGTAGGAATAGCATTAGTTATTTTTTTAGGATACAAACTATTAACTTTTAATTTATTCGATGATGAGAATGTAAAATTGAAATCAATAATTGTTCCCGATAGAGAATATAGACTCGATTTGTATTATGTTCCTGCTAATGCAAGTAATCAGAGCTATATCCAAGTTAGGCAGATAAAAAATACCAAAGAATATATATTGAAGAGCTATGATAGATATAATTATCTTGTCTCTAATAGCATTAGTGGAGGGCAACTTAAGCTTATTTTAAAAGATACTAGTTTGACAAATGCAAATGCTGATACGGTCGTACTTGAACTACCCAGATAAAAAAGTAAATCAATGAACGGTATCAGCGGCAAAGTCTGCGCGCAATTCCATCACATATCCAGGCGAATACCGGTTGGTAATGTTCAATAGCATCACTGCTGTTGCCTTCTACTATTTAAGCTTACCTATCTCTTAAGTATGAGGTCGAGCCGATAACAGATGAGAAAGAAGTAAGACTACAATGGGATATTTCATCAAATAGCATTGAAGGTGTACTAACTATATATAAGAGAAAATATAGTGGCTAAGCTTGCCATTGGATCTACCCCGGGGTGGTCAAAGTGTGTTTCAAAGGATGGACCGTTAGCCAAAATTTTATGAAAGAACAACTAATTAAGAATTTAGAATGCAAAATTTTAAATGGGCGACAGCTCCATAATGATGAAAGGATTTTGTTGGAAGGAAAGTTTGATTCTAAATTGTTTCCAATAGAAATAATAGATTTGTTAAGTACCTACAATATTATCGGTCAAACTTTTTTTATTTCAGAGGACGACGATCCTACAGGACTAGGCGTCGATATGGAGTGGTTTACACCCGCTGCTCAAGTAGAGGAAGCATTTGAGTATTTCCCTGGAAGCTTAGTTGTTCAGAATGGCTATTTGCCAGTTGGAATGTGTCTTTCTGGTTCAGGGGATCCTTATTTCCTCAAAACTATTGATCAAAAGTACGGGTTGTTTAGGGTGCCGCACGATGCAATTAATGAAGGTAGCTATGATTATGATTCTGTAGAGTTTATATGCATGCTTGATGAGTTATTTGATAGTATTGTATAAACTATTACGACAACTACAGTTTTCCAAACCATCCGAGGTCTAGCTATAATCCGCTACGGAAGTTACCACCACCCTGCTGAAAGGCCTGCTGACCGTGGTAGCCTGGAAAATCCAATGCCATTGACCCCACCTCGCCATTTTGAAAACCCAAGCTAATTGATTCATAATAAGTGGTAATGGGGAGCAATTTAAAATTGGCGAGATGGGATCACTTTAGCCTGGTTTATCCAGGTTGAGCTCGAAATCTACCTTAGGAAGTGATTTGTGGAATGGAGTTTCTAATACATATTGGGGAATAGCCTCTTTAACTAGCACAGATACTTATGTAAATTGGTATAAGGGACAAAAGGAATATTGGAATTCCTCTTCTGAAGAGAGAGGAAAAGCAGATGCAAAATATATATCGGACCTAGTGGAGACGGGCGCTACCACTGGTCCTTTGGGTGAAATAAATGCATTCAAAGCCTTTACTTCACTTAAGAGTGGATACGGATTGAAGATAGGTAATTTTGAAGGCTTATATTTACTCCCGCGTGCCGAAGGGATGACAATACTTTCTTATGAGAGTTCGAAAGGCAAATCTTTTAGGTTAGATTATCATAAGGTACCCATCAAAACAATAGAAGGTTTAAAATCAAAAACACCTAGAGTTTTGCACTATCATACTAACTATTTCGGCTTGAGTGGTAGTCTACATAGAAGTTTAAATCCTTGGACATTTGGAAAAGCAATAAAATGATAGAAAAAAGTAAAACCACTAATGGGAATTTGTCAATTCTGCATATTGGTGAATTTGACATTTATAATGAAAGCGACGATAGAACTTATTTAAGAAGTCTTATTAATAAACTTTTTTCAATAGGTGATGAAGTGTTTTTCTTTTTTAGAAGGGAAGAAAATTTGACGCAGAGAACAGAGTTGGAGATTTTAAGAGAGAAAATTTTTAAAAAGTTTGAGGATGAAGGGAAATTTGAATATTTACTAAAGATTGATCAAAGGAGGTTTGATGCGATAGCGATGATTTATTTTGACTTCAGTACACCAAACTTTATTATTGATCTTTGGAAGTATTTTTATGCCTGCGATTTTTTTAAACCAATTAACGACTTGACTTTTGACGAATACAGAGATTATTTAGAGATAAATGGAGTTGATGATCTACATGGCCTTAAACAATTATGGAATAGGCTGTCTGATTTTCTCATTATTAAAGGCCTTGGGGCAGATCACTTAATACTTAGTTACGAATCGGATTTAAAATTGGATGATATAATTTGATGGAAACCGCCTTCATTTTCTCTGCATATTTCATGGCATAGGTGGTAGTACCGAGCGCGCCTTTCTCTTTTTTCGTAACATGCGTCGTACTAGCTGGTTTAAACAACAAGTTTAATCAAATATAATGTGAAACTTTAAATTGCAAAAATTAAATAAAATGATATATAAATTTCTAAATGAACAATATTGTATAATATTTCGACATTTTGGAGAAGCCAATAAAATATACATTTCTCGTTATACCACTACCTCCCCAACATACATACTATCTCCCGTCAACTTCCCATTGGCCGAGTCAAAATTCATATAACAATGCAGCCTATCGCCCAAATAATCAACAGGAATAGCAATCTCATAGGCATGTGCATATCTGCTTACAGCATTTATCGCTATAACAGCCAGTTTCTTTGTCGTATTGTACACCAGAAAACTGGCCAGATCGGTAAACTGGCAATAAGCTGATTGGTTTTGCGGTAGCCAGCTAAAAGTGATACTGCCAGTGGTTACGGTCAAATGCACCTCGTCGGGCGTTACCACCCGGCCTCTGCTGTATACCAGTTTTGAATACTGGAGTTCATCAATATCACCATTTTTAACAAAAGCACGTTGATAATTGTACTTAAAAGCCGCATTAGCTACGCTATTTCCCTTTACATATTTTTTAAACCCGATGTTAGCCAGCTCACCAATATTGCTTAAGAAATGACTTAGCAGGCCAAATTTGTTCTGCGTTTCCAGCTGTAGTTTAGTTGGCGGTTTAATAGTTTCTTCGGGCAGGGAAGTGATCACATTCTTGCCCCGATGGTTTCGGCCAACAATTGGTCCGGTTTTTTTGCGAAAAGGCCCCAATGGCCCCGATTGTAAAATGCCCATAACCTCAGGAATTTAATTTTAACATTTCTGGTTCCTGCCCATTAAAGCTTCCGGTATAAATGCTGTTGGCTACCTGCGATCTGTCGGCCGCAATAAAAGAGATATAAGTTTCCATATAATGGCTTTTTAATGGCTCCGCAATTTCCAGCAGGGCATTGCCTGATAATCTGCTATTGCCAAAGAGTGTGTAAACCGACTTTTCCAGTTCTGGGAAATAAGCCAGCATCATGACCTGATCAGTTGATTGTGGCCATGCCATCTGCGGATCGGTAGCCCAGGTATACAGCAGGCCCTGCGGTATTTGTGTTACCTGCCAGTTCTGTGCGGGTAATAATGAACCTTTGCTCAACAAAAGCTGATCATAAGCAATTTCCAGATTTGGGAAATCGCCCTTAATGATATTTGGTTTATTGTATTTAGTGGCCTGGTTAAAAGCATTGTCCATCGCCAATGTAGCCTCAGTTTTAAAACCCAGCTGAATAAAATCATGTAACCGTGTTAACAGCGTACTGCATAACTTAGTAGTCATCCTTGTTTTCAGCTGCGCATCTGTAGGTGGTTTGGTATTTACTCCGATCACCCTGGATACATTTTTTCCGTTTAACATGTAATAGATAGTGTTTCCTAATCTGCCCCGATGGTTGCTATGGGGCCCGTTCTCTGCAATTGCCATAATTTATAAATGGTTAATGCGGATCGATTTATTTCGTTCCGCTACTAAGTACAACAACGGAAATCTATAAAAGGTGTGAAATGTGACAACTATGTTACCTTAGATAAAGTACAGATAAAACAGGGGGTTGGACTACCCTTGCCTTACCCTTGCGTTACCGTTGGTTTACCCTGGGGGTAATGCAAGGGTAAGGCAACAGTAGTTCAAGGGTAGTTCAACGGTAAGGCAACTATGTGTTTTACTTGAGGGTATTCCTTCTTGTTCTACTCATTTATCTATGTTGTAAGAAAATGGTTACACGATGCGGTTCAATAGCAATATTATTTCTATTTTTAACCCCTAAATATCTGTTATCATGACTAAAATCTTTGTGGGGGGGCTCAGGCCGGATGTTTCTGAATTGGATCTTGTGATGTTTATCAGCCTCCGTGCCCAGGTAAGTACCATCAAAGTTGTACGTGATAAAGTAACCAAACGCTGCAAAGGCTACGCTTTTCTGGAAATGGTTAATCAGGCAGAAGCAGAAAAGGCAGTATCGCTGCTAAATGGCGAGGAATATCAGGGACAAGCCCTTAATATTAAAATCTCCGAAGAGCCTGCGCCGGCACCTAAAACCTTTGTAAAAGCAAATAAGCCATTTCAAAAGAAAAGGCCGAGAATCTAAATCTCAGATGAACAGTGCATCAACAGCTGAAAAAAGCGATTACATCCATTCCCTTTTTCCTGCTTTCGAGCCGGAGCTGAAAAAGAAGCTGGTAGAAAATGCCATCCTGAAAGAAGTAAAGGCGGGCGATTTATTGATGCAGACCGGCCAATATTTCCGCTCTACCATTCTTATTGTAAAAGGACAGGTAAAACTATACCGGGCCGGTGTAGAAGGAGAAGAGTTTTTTATGTATTACCTGCAGCCCGGCGATGCCTGCGCACTATCCATGATTTGTGCCACTAAACAGGAAATCAGCGAAATTGTAGGTAAGGCCATTGATGACAGCACCATTCTGATGGTACCCATCCATTTGATGGATGAATTTATGAAAAACTATACCAGCTGGTATTATTTTGTGATGGAAACTTATCGCAGACGCTTTGAGGAATTGCTGCAGGTGATAGACAGTATTGCCTTTAAAGGACTCGACGAAAGGCTGGCCGCTTATCTGGATAAACAAAGTAAACATTTAAATACACTGCAACTCAATTTAACCCATCAGGATATCGCTACAGACTTGAACTCGTCCAGGGAAGTAATTTCCAGATTGCTCAAAAAAATGGAACAGAGTGGTCTGATCAAACTGAACCGCAACTACATTGAGCTCATAAAAAAAATGATGTGACAAAAGTCACTCTCATTTCGCTTAGTAATTGACATCTTTGCAGTGTAAAAAAACTGTATGGAAATTCTAGCTTATATTGCTTCAGCCTTTAT
Encoded proteins:
- a CDS encoding helix-turn-helix domain-containing protein, with the translated sequence MQLFYSSPDSLAAAFQLYKERSFMRKVSFLFGFYKMSNFVLRIELGISQQTVSKIEQSETVEEETLGKIAKILGVTIWTIRNFMEDTIINHFALLPPGQGNGTL
- a CDS encoding DUF6266 family protein gives rise to the protein MGILQSGPLGPFRKKTGPIVGRNHRGKNVITSLPEETIKPPTKLQLETQNKFGLLSHFLSNIGELANIGFKKYVKGNSVANAAFKYNYQRAFVKNGDIDELQYSKLVYSRGRVVTPDEVHLTVTTGSITFSWLPQNQSAYCQFTDLASFLVYNTTKKLAVIAINAVSRYAHAYEIAIPVDYLGDRLHCYMNFDSANGKLTGDSMYVGEVVV
- a CDS encoding DUF6266 family protein, which encodes MAIAENGPHSNHRGRLGNTIYYMLNGKNVSRVIGVNTKPPTDAQLKTRMTTKLCSTLLTRLHDFIQLGFKTEATLAMDNAFNQATKYNKPNIIKGDFPNLEIAYDQLLLSKGSLLPAQNWQVTQIPQGLLYTWATDPQMAWPQSTDQVMMLAYFPELEKSVYTLFGNSRLSGNALLEIAEPLKSHYMETYISFIAADRSQVANSIYTGSFNGQEPEMLKLNS
- a CDS encoding RNA-binding protein, with the protein product MTKIFVGGLRPDVSELDLVMFISLRAQVSTIKVVRDKVTKRCKGYAFLEMVNQAEAEKAVSLLNGEEYQGQALNIKISEEPAPAPKTFVKANKPFQKKRPRI
- a CDS encoding Crp/Fnr family transcriptional regulator, with protein sequence MNSASTAEKSDYIHSLFPAFEPELKKKLVENAILKEVKAGDLLMQTGQYFRSTILIVKGQVKLYRAGVEGEEFFMYYLQPGDACALSMICATKQEISEIVGKAIDDSTILMVPIHLMDEFMKNYTSWYYFVMETYRRRFEELLQVIDSIAFKGLDERLAAYLDKQSKHLNTLQLNLTHQDIATDLNSSREVISRLLKKMEQSGLIKLNRNYIELIKKMM